A part of Paenibacillus donghaensis genomic DNA contains:
- a CDS encoding response regulator has protein sequence MQMIIVDDEAHWVDNLATTKPWHTLGIEVVHRAYSAREALEIIETNPVDIVISDIQMPEMNGLELIERIREHNKKIRCIILSGHSEFEFAKRAVQNKAVDYLLKPPTDAELMEAVGTAIDQLNNEWELVSSLEHTRFTLRENLPLLRGQLLLDALQGHHLSPEEWERKLGNYELPFHEGESALMLVRLEEEFGQYRNNGQPLIEYAIINMAEEIMGEFMEVWGVKEEHGYLVFLLQLKDGAVSSSKETILEKLSLQLQSKVKQFLKGSLSIVVTEWFSFPQQLPEQFRQATAYFRQIVGDEREFVMRVSPQEPASAQRPLDALYLPPSLIHLLEAGHWEAAEAKLIAVCAELDEQWPDSWEHCMEAGFLISASFTNLAHRNSHTLAKLLGNDIEPLLSGDAFSTIAKLRKWSLDVLAKLKEGTSNEIKDMRSLYVRQIQEFTDKNLHLDVSLRVLADHVKLHPTHLSKIYKIETGEGISDYIARLRMDRACHKLKTSDKKVYEIALEIGYMDPAYFIKVFKRQFGVTPQEYREGNKEHDRVL, from the coding sequence ATGCAAATGATTATAGTTGACGATGAAGCGCATTGGGTGGACAACCTGGCCACAACCAAACCCTGGCACACCCTCGGCATTGAAGTAGTGCACAGAGCCTATTCTGCCAGAGAAGCGCTGGAGATTATCGAAACGAACCCGGTTGATATTGTAATTTCCGATATCCAGATGCCCGAAATGAACGGGCTTGAATTAATAGAACGCATCAGAGAGCATAATAAAAAGATCCGCTGCATCATCCTCTCCGGCCACTCGGAATTTGAATTCGCCAAGCGGGCCGTTCAGAACAAAGCGGTTGATTATCTGCTTAAGCCGCCAACCGATGCCGAGCTGATGGAGGCTGTCGGAACGGCCATCGACCAGTTGAACAATGAATGGGAGCTGGTCAGCTCCCTGGAGCATACGCGGTTTACGCTGCGGGAGAATCTGCCGCTCCTCCGCGGCCAGCTGTTGCTCGACGCCCTTCAGGGACACCACCTCTCTCCGGAAGAATGGGAACGCAAGCTCGGGAATTATGAGCTGCCATTCCATGAAGGCGAGTCTGCCCTTATGCTGGTCAGACTGGAGGAGGAATTCGGTCAATACCGCAATAACGGCCAACCGCTGATCGAATATGCGATTATCAATATGGCTGAAGAGATTATGGGCGAATTCATGGAGGTCTGGGGTGTTAAGGAGGAGCATGGCTACCTTGTATTCCTGCTGCAGCTGAAGGATGGTGCTGTAAGCAGCAGCAAGGAAACGATTCTGGAGAAGCTGTCGCTGCAGCTGCAGAGCAAGGTGAAGCAGTTCCTCAAAGGCAGCCTCTCCATCGTAGTGACAGAATGGTTCAGCTTCCCGCAGCAGCTACCTGAGCAGTTCCGTCAGGCTACTGCCTATTTCCGGCAGATTGTCGGAGATGAACGCGAATTCGTGATGAGGGTCAGTCCGCAAGAGCCGGCCTCAGCGCAGCGGCCGCTGGATGCACTCTACCTGCCCCCTTCCCTGATCCATCTGCTGGAGGCGGGACATTGGGAGGCAGCCGAAGCGAAGCTGATTGCCGTCTGCGCCGAGCTGGACGAGCAGTGGCCTGATTCCTGGGAGCACTGTATGGAGGCAGGATTTCTGATCTCGGCCTCCTTCACGAACCTGGCCCACCGCAATAGCCATACCCTGGCCAAGCTGCTGGGAAACGATATCGAGCCGCTGCTCAGCGGAGACGCCTTCTCTACCATCGCCAAGCTTCGTAAGTGGTCGCTTGACGTGCTGGCCAAGCTGAAAGAAGGCACTTCCAACGAAATCAAGGATATGCGCTCTCTATATGTAAGACAGATTCAGGAGTTCACGGACAAGAATCTGCATCTGGACGTCTCTCTGCGTGTGCTGGCGGATCATGTGAAGCTGCATCCCACCCACCTGTCCAAGATTTACAAGATTGAGACCGGTGAAGGCATCAGCGATTATATCGCCCGACTGCGGATGGACCGCGCCTGCCATAAGCTGAAGACCAGCGACAAAAAGGTCTATGAAATCGCGCTCGAAATCGGCTATATGGACCCTGCTTATTTCATCAAAGTGTTCAAAAGACAATTCGGGGTTACCCCTCAGGAATACAGGGAAGGAAACAAAGAGCATGATAGAGTCCTATGA